The Terriglobales bacterium genome contains a region encoding:
- the lipB gene encoding lipoyl(octanoyl) transferase LipB: MISYVQLGLVPYSQGLKLQEKLVAARQAGEIGDVLLLLEHPAVITLGKNADKKNVLASQEQLAAKGVELFECDRGGDVTYHGPGQLVGYPICDLRALKVWPVDFMRKMEEVLIRTCAEFGVLTSRVPGLTGVWTRPLHGMQEAGQNEDPQRAQPKKLAAMGIHVSRGVTSHGFAFNVTNDLDHFKLIVPCGIADKPVTSLNAELQARHPNRTVAPPTVAEVAQYVVRNFETVFGHEMKEVATVDELLGAKVGVPARPPKELRELDEEDTYLA, encoded by the coding sequence TTGATCTCTTACGTCCAACTCGGACTGGTTCCCTACTCTCAAGGGCTCAAGCTGCAGGAGAAGCTCGTCGCCGCGCGCCAGGCGGGCGAGATCGGCGACGTGCTGCTGCTGCTCGAGCACCCGGCGGTCATCACGCTGGGCAAGAACGCCGACAAGAAGAACGTGCTGGCCTCGCAGGAGCAACTCGCGGCGAAGGGCGTGGAGCTCTTCGAATGCGACCGCGGCGGCGACGTCACGTACCACGGGCCGGGGCAGCTCGTGGGCTATCCCATCTGCGACCTGCGCGCGCTAAAGGTGTGGCCGGTGGACTTCATGCGGAAGATGGAAGAGGTGCTGATCCGGACGTGCGCGGAGTTCGGCGTGCTGACCTCGCGCGTGCCCGGGCTGACCGGGGTGTGGACGCGGCCGCTGCACGGGATGCAGGAGGCTGGGCAGAACGAAGATCCGCAGCGCGCGCAGCCGAAAAAGCTGGCTGCGATGGGGATCCACGTCTCGCGGGGCGTGACCTCGCATGGGTTCGCGTTCAACGTGACCAACGATCTCGACCACTTCAAGTTGATTGTTCCCTGCGGCATCGCGGACAAACCGGTGACCTCGCTCAACGCCGAGCTGCAGGCGCGGCATCCGAACCGCACGGTCGCACCGCCGACGGTCGCCGAGGTCGCGCAGTACGTGGTGCGGAATTTCGAGACGGTCTTCGGGCACGAGATGAAGGAAGTGGCGACGGTGGACGAGCTGCTGGGCGCGAAAGTCGGTGTGCCGGCACGTCCGCCGAAGGAGTTGCGGGAGCTGGACGAAGAGGACACATACCTAGCGTAA
- a CDS encoding carbonic anhydrase has translation MARRVLGLALCCSLFLFAADKPKSAAAPPSADKLWADLADGNARFVAGKLTVDDDLAAHREKLAHGQAPPVAVLACADSRVGPELLFDKSLGQLFVVRVAGNSADPVGIGSLEYSVEHLGSTMIVVMGHQSCGAVKAACSGGKMPTAGLAAVVEPIKPSCSKVKGKDIESATRDHVHVTAQDLLARSPLLKQHFDAGKLAIVEAYYSLDTGKVERLK, from the coding sequence ATGGCACGTCGCGTCCTGGGCCTCGCTCTCTGCTGTTCGCTCTTCCTCTTCGCCGCCGACAAGCCCAAGTCCGCGGCCGCCCCGCCGTCCGCCGACAAGCTCTGGGCCGACCTCGCCGACGGCAACGCCCGCTTCGTCGCCGGCAAGCTGACCGTCGACGACGACCTCGCGGCGCATCGCGAGAAGCTGGCCCACGGCCAGGCGCCGCCGGTCGCGGTGCTCGCCTGTGCCGACAGCCGCGTCGGCCCCGAGCTGCTCTTCGACAAGAGCCTCGGACAGCTCTTCGTCGTGCGCGTAGCCGGCAACAGCGCTGACCCTGTGGGGATCGGCAGCCTGGAGTATTCCGTCGAGCACCTCGGCAGCACCATGATCGTGGTCATGGGCCACCAGAGCTGCGGCGCCGTGAAGGCCGCCTGCTCCGGCGGGAAGATGCCCACCGCGGGCCTCGCCGCCGTCGTCGAGCCCATCAAGCCATCGTGCTCGAAGGTCAAGGGCAAGGACATCGAGTCCGCGACTAGGGACCACGTCCACGTCACCGCGCAGGACCTGCTGGCCAGGAGCCCGCTCCTGAAGCAACACTTCGACGCCGGCAAGCTGGCCATCGTCGAGGCCTACTACTCGCTCGACACCGGCAAGGTCGAGCGCCTGAAGTAG
- the hemB gene encoding porphobilinogen synthase: MAFPTTRMRRLRRTEAMRNLVRETRLTPDDFIYPLFVVPGEGVRKEVGSMPGVFNLSVDQAVKEAAEAKSLGVPAVILFGLPEKKDEVATGAWAEDGIVQRATRAIKREAKDVIVVGDVCLCEYMSHGHCGIVQKSGGSAPRSVGAMAVKEAELPAAMDKVAAAAAAEYEIVNDATLEILAKTAVSQARAGMDIIAPSDMMDGRVAAIRKALDASGFENTPILSYAAKFASAFYGPFREAADSAPAFGDRRSYQMDGANLREAMREIELDLEEGADMIMVKPAMAYLDVIAEARRRFDVPLAAYQVSGEYAMIQAAARNNWIDGKRVMMESLTSIKRAGANLILTYFAKDAARVLG; the protein is encoded by the coding sequence ATGGCCTTCCCCACTACACGCATGCGGCGCCTGCGGCGCACCGAGGCGATGCGGAACCTCGTCCGCGAAACGCGCCTCACTCCGGACGACTTCATCTATCCGCTGTTCGTCGTGCCCGGCGAGGGCGTGCGCAAGGAAGTCGGGTCGATGCCCGGGGTGTTCAACCTGTCGGTGGACCAGGCGGTGAAGGAAGCCGCCGAGGCGAAGTCGCTGGGCGTGCCGGCGGTGATCCTGTTCGGCCTGCCGGAGAAGAAGGACGAGGTCGCGACCGGGGCGTGGGCGGAAGATGGCATCGTGCAGCGCGCGACCCGCGCCATCAAGCGCGAAGCGAAAGACGTGATCGTGGTGGGCGACGTGTGCCTGTGCGAGTACATGAGCCACGGGCACTGCGGCATCGTGCAGAAGTCCGGCGGGAGCGCGCCGCGCTCGGTCGGAGCGATGGCGGTGAAAGAAGCCGAGCTGCCGGCGGCGATGGACAAGGTCGCCGCGGCGGCCGCGGCGGAGTACGAGATCGTGAACGACGCGACGCTGGAGATCCTGGCGAAGACCGCGGTCTCGCAAGCGCGGGCGGGCATGGACATCATCGCGCCGTCCGACATGATGGACGGGCGCGTCGCGGCCATCCGCAAGGCGCTCGACGCGAGCGGCTTCGAGAACACCCCCATCCTTTCGTATGCGGCGAAGTTCGCGTCGGCGTTCTACGGGCCGTTCCGCGAGGCGGCGGATTCGGCGCCCGCGTTCGGCGACCGGCGCTCCTACCAGATGGACGGCGCGAACCTGCGCGAGGCGATGCGCGAGATCGAGCTCGACCTGGAAGAAGGCGCGGACATGATCATGGTGAAGCCCGCGATGGCGTACCTCGACGTGATCGCGGAGGCGCGGCGGCGGTTCGACGTGCCGCTCGCGGCCTACCAGGTGTCGGGCGAGTACGCGATGATCCAGGCGGCGGCGCGCAACAACTGGATCGACGGCAAGCGCGTGATGATGGAGTCGCTCACCTCGATCAAGCGCGCGGGCGCGAACCTCATCCTGACCTACTTCGCGAAGGACGCGGCGCGGGTGCTCGGGTAG
- a CDS encoding DUF6036 family nucleotidyltransferase has translation MLQRLKPVFESFQRNNVRYLVFGGIAVALHGVPRATFDLDILIEANVANARQLLDSLQQLGFGTAAEITPEELVATQITRLKDRIPIDVMTTAPGIQFADAWERREVMEFEGQKFFVVSRSDLIAAKRAAGRTRDLEDLRALEAD, from the coding sequence ATGCTGCAACGGCTGAAGCCGGTATTCGAATCGTTTCAACGAAATAACGTCCGCTATCTCGTCTTCGGCGGCATCGCTGTGGCGCTGCACGGCGTTCCCCGCGCCACCTTCGACCTCGACATCCTCATCGAGGCCAATGTCGCCAATGCTAGGCAGCTTCTCGACTCGCTCCAGCAGCTCGGCTTTGGCACCGCAGCCGAAATCACGCCAGAAGAGCTGGTGGCGACACAGATCACCCGTCTCAAGGACCGCATTCCCATCGACGTCATGACGACAGCACCGGGAATCCAGTTCGCGGATGCATGGGAGCGCCGCGAGGTGATGGAGTTTGAAGGACAGAAATTCTTCGTCGTCTCTCGTTCCGATCTGATTGCTGCGAAGCGTGCTGCGGGCAGGACGCGGGACCTGGAGGACCTCCGGGCTCTCGAGGCCGACTAG
- a CDS encoding pitrilysin family protein — MRALARAALVLSVLGLALSASAQTAAGAKKGGAPAKAAAGKGAMNAGFHVPVEYYKLPNGLRVVLSEDHTAPTAVIAVYYNIGFRIEPKDRTGFAHLFEHLMFEGSENAPKGTFDKLILGNGGVNNGSTRFDFTNYFEVVPANVLETMLWLEADRMRALDLDEKHLKNQQGVVANEVKVNVLNQPYGGFPWIDMPMAANTNWYNSHNFYGELSDLEAASLDDARSFYKTFYAPNNAALVVVGDFDAKQTRAWIEKYFAKIPAAPQPAKADLTEPKQTAEKKKVIEDAIAKRPALAVGYHVPERNTPEYYAMVLLDQILVQGNDSLLRKELVKKQGYSSAVSGGMNLLGNQFNYNGPMNWMAYLFYDQSVAPEQILASIDSVISDLQSKPVDKATLELARTKLLSGLYDDLGQLNGFGRADMLASLALFDDNPARINQLDAELAKVTPQLVQKTAQEYLRSTNRTVVIREPKKDAPAPAKAGL; from the coding sequence ATGCGCGCACTCGCACGTGCGGCGCTTGTCCTTTCCGTGCTCGGCCTCGCCCTCTCTGCGTCCGCGCAGACGGCGGCCGGCGCGAAGAAGGGCGGCGCTCCAGCCAAAGCCGCGGCCGGCAAGGGAGCCATGAACGCCGGCTTCCACGTCCCGGTCGAGTATTACAAGCTTCCCAACGGTCTTCGCGTCGTGCTTTCCGAAGACCACACCGCGCCCACCGCCGTCATCGCGGTCTACTACAACATCGGCTTCCGCATCGAGCCCAAGGATCGCACCGGCTTCGCGCACCTGTTCGAGCACCTGATGTTCGAAGGCTCCGAGAACGCGCCCAAGGGCACCTTCGACAAGCTCATCCTCGGCAACGGCGGCGTGAACAATGGCTCCACCCGCTTCGACTTCACCAACTACTTCGAGGTCGTGCCCGCCAACGTGCTCGAGACCATGCTCTGGCTCGAAGCCGACCGCATGCGCGCCCTCGATCTCGACGAGAAGCACCTCAAGAACCAGCAGGGCGTCGTCGCCAACGAAGTGAAGGTCAACGTGCTCAACCAGCCCTACGGCGGGTTCCCGTGGATCGACATGCCGATGGCCGCCAACACCAACTGGTACAACTCGCATAACTTCTACGGCGAGCTCTCGGACTTGGAAGCCGCGTCGCTCGACGACGCGCGCTCCTTCTACAAGACCTTCTACGCGCCCAACAACGCCGCGCTGGTCGTCGTCGGCGACTTCGACGCCAAGCAGACCAGGGCCTGGATCGAGAAGTATTTCGCCAAGATCCCGGCGGCGCCGCAGCCCGCCAAGGCCGACCTCACCGAGCCCAAGCAGACCGCCGAGAAGAAGAAGGTCATCGAAGACGCCATCGCCAAGCGCCCGGCGCTGGCCGTCGGCTACCACGTGCCCGAGCGCAACACGCCCGAGTACTACGCGATGGTGTTGCTCGACCAGATCCTGGTGCAGGGCAACGATTCGCTCCTGCGCAAGGAGCTGGTGAAGAAGCAGGGGTATTCCTCAGCCGTGTCGGGCGGCATGAACCTGCTCGGCAATCAGTTCAACTACAACGGGCCCATGAACTGGATGGCATACCTCTTCTACGACCAGAGCGTCGCGCCGGAGCAGATCCTGGCGTCCATCGATTCCGTCATCAGCGACCTGCAGTCGAAGCCGGTGGACAAGGCCACGCTCGAACTCGCGCGCACCAAGCTGCTCTCCGGGCTCTACGACGACCTCGGACAGCTCAACGGCTTCGGGCGCGCCGACATGCTCGCCTCGCTCGCCCTGTTCGACGACAACCCGGCGCGCATCAACCAGCTCGATGCCGAGCTGGCCAAGGTCACTCCGCAGCTCGTTCAGAAGACCGCGCAGGAGTACCTGCGCTCCACCAACCGCACGGTCGTGATCCGCGAGCCCAAGAAAGACGCTCCGGCTCCGGCCAAGGCCGGACTGTAG
- a CDS encoding VOC family protein yields MAEQFGLGQIGQIAIVTRNTAAMTEFYRDKLGMKFLFTAGNMAFLMCGDVRIMLSPPEKPEHDHPASILYFKVPNIQVAHQALVARGVKFEDQPHLIAKLPDHDLWMCFFRDPENNIFGLMCEVRS; encoded by the coding sequence ATGGCAGAGCAATTCGGGCTCGGGCAGATCGGGCAGATCGCCATCGTGACCAGGAACACCGCGGCGATGACCGAGTTCTACCGCGACAAGCTGGGGATGAAGTTTCTGTTCACCGCCGGGAACATGGCGTTCCTGATGTGCGGCGACGTGCGCATCATGCTCTCGCCGCCGGAGAAGCCGGAGCACGATCACCCGGCGTCCATCCTCTACTTCAAGGTGCCGAACATCCAAGTGGCGCACCAGGCGCTGGTCGCGCGCGGCGTGAAGTTCGAGGACCAGCCGCACCTCATCGCCAAGCTTCCCGACCACGACCTGTGGATGTGTTTCTTCCGCGACCCGGAGAACAACATCTTCGGGCTGATGTGCGAGGTGCGCAGCTAG
- the lpdA gene encoding dihydrolipoyl dehydrogenase, which yields MAETIYDVAIIGSGPAGYTAAIRAGQLGLKTCLIEKDDKLGGTCLHVGCIPTKALLFNAEIYDHLKAAKDFGITITGEPKIDWKAVLDRKNKIVTKHAKGLEFLMRKNKVTTVEGWGKLTGPQKNGVLDIEVYTAGGGGAGGETNHIKAKNVILATGSEAKMLPGMEADSRVLTNIEILDLPAIPKTLAVIGSGAVGVEFASIFKSFGTDVTVLEALPRLVPVEDEDVSKELLRNFKKRGIACQLGVKVEKVEKSKDGVSISFTDDQGKKQKLDAEKVLVAVGRAPRTDNVGLEKTKIKPDRGFLKTNEWMQTEEPGVYAVGDIVAGLPQLAHAGAMEGIVAVSKIAGKPADPVKRELIPGATYCEPQIGSVGLTEAKAKEGGRKIKVGKFPFTANSKASIIGAHEGFIKIVADEQYGEILGVHIIGPDATEMISEAVAVMKLEGTVDDLMYTIHAHPTLYEAMGDAFASVYGMAINA from the coding sequence GTGGCTGAGACGATCTACGACGTCGCCATCATCGGGAGCGGGCCGGCGGGCTACACCGCGGCGATCCGCGCCGGGCAGCTGGGCCTGAAGACCTGCCTGATCGAGAAAGACGACAAGCTGGGCGGCACCTGCCTGCACGTCGGCTGCATCCCGACCAAGGCGCTGCTGTTCAACGCCGAGATCTACGACCACCTGAAGGCGGCGAAGGATTTCGGGATCACGATCACGGGCGAGCCGAAGATCGACTGGAAGGCGGTGCTCGACCGCAAGAACAAGATCGTGACGAAGCACGCCAAGGGCCTCGAGTTCCTGATGCGCAAGAACAAGGTCACCACAGTCGAAGGCTGGGGCAAGCTGACCGGTCCGCAGAAGAACGGCGTGCTCGATATCGAGGTCTACACCGCGGGCGGCGGCGGCGCGGGCGGCGAGACCAACCACATCAAGGCGAAGAACGTGATCCTGGCGACCGGCTCGGAAGCCAAGATGCTCCCGGGGATGGAAGCCGATTCGCGGGTGCTGACCAACATCGAGATCCTCGACCTGCCGGCCATCCCGAAGACGCTGGCGGTGATCGGCTCGGGCGCGGTCGGCGTGGAGTTCGCCAGCATCTTCAAGTCGTTCGGCACCGACGTCACGGTGCTGGAAGCGCTGCCGCGGCTGGTGCCGGTGGAGGACGAAGACGTCTCGAAGGAGCTGCTGCGGAACTTCAAGAAGCGCGGCATCGCCTGCCAGCTCGGCGTGAAGGTGGAGAAGGTCGAGAAGAGCAAGGACGGAGTGTCGATCAGCTTCACCGACGACCAGGGCAAGAAGCAGAAGCTCGACGCGGAGAAGGTGCTGGTCGCGGTGGGGCGCGCGCCGCGCACCGACAACGTCGGGCTAGAGAAGACGAAGATCAAGCCCGACCGCGGCTTCCTCAAGACCAATGAGTGGATGCAGACGGAGGAGCCGGGCGTCTACGCGGTGGGCGACATCGTGGCGGGGCTGCCGCAACTGGCGCACGCGGGCGCGATGGAGGGAATCGTCGCGGTGTCGAAGATCGCCGGCAAGCCGGCGGACCCGGTGAAGCGCGAGCTCATCCCGGGCGCGACGTATTGCGAGCCGCAGATCGGGAGCGTCGGGCTGACCGAGGCGAAGGCCAAGGAAGGCGGCCGCAAGATCAAGGTGGGCAAGTTCCCGTTCACGGCGAACTCGAAAGCGAGCATCATCGGCGCGCACGAAGGGTTCATCAAGATCGTGGCCGACGAGCAGTACGGCGAGATCCTGGGCGTGCACATCATCGGGCCGGACGCGACCGAGATGATCTCGGAGGCGGTGGCGGTGATGAAGCTTGAGGGCACGGTCGACGACCTGATGTACACCATCCACGCGCATCCGACGCTGTACGAGGCGATGGGCGACGCGTTCGCCAGCGTGTACGGGATGGCCATCAACGCGTAG
- a CDS encoding endonuclease MutS2 — MPAPPPPALLQHTSARALEFDALLDLLRGYAQSPLGRARIAALAPVSGAEWIRRQQALTQEIRDYRRAGGRFEFAGLEDPGKLIDKARIEGTALEATELRDVVAVLDRAQQWREVVQHPPAELRAGFHAVAELSRAIADFGELLKFFHGKILPDGTLDDRASPELARIRKEIEKQKRAIQQTLQGYLRRLAEDGSVQDELVTIRGERFVIPVKTEQKRKVQGVVHGASSTGLTVYIEPLETIEQNNELVRLIDEELAEVHRILREMTRRIGERAAEVRAAVETLAELELQFAKARFADDYDCVAPNMSSAGGSPAVARAASPALLLENARHPLLERNLRGKGAAVIPLTLDLAGHRQLIISGPNTGGKTVALKTLGLLALMAQSGIPVPAARAELPVFDAALADIGDYQSIEMNLSTFSAHVTNIDFISKTATARSLVLLDELGSATDPNEGAALAVAIASHFRELGCVSIISTHHTALKVYAANAEGVLNAAVGFDEHTLQPTYELRVGVPGASAGINIAQRLGLNPKIIEQARGRVEQQSQDIAKFLDQLHAELRQVSDERARIRKQEQEVAREKSRLAAEGKQEQQKLVRAMEKKLDDVLKDFEYRARETVREVQDRAAAQKLSKEAERRIAKLRREFKEQFDQTVVAHHTGADRGDVHARPAEVKHVEEGDTVKLKSFGRNAVVKRMLDSNTFEVEMGNMKMRVPRSDVAEIVVRASASPVQAARARGISVHTASDASVPSELNVIGQTVDEATQRVEKYVDSAFLAGLTRVRIVHGSGMGILRKALRHYLKTHPHVAQISEPPQNEGGAGATVVELRT; from the coding sequence ATGCCCGCGCCCCCGCCACCGGCCTTGCTCCAGCACACCAGCGCCCGCGCGCTCGAATTCGACGCGCTGCTGGACCTGCTCCGCGGGTACGCGCAGTCGCCCCTCGGCCGCGCCCGCATCGCGGCGCTCGCTCCCGTCTCCGGCGCGGAATGGATCCGGCGTCAGCAGGCGCTCACGCAGGAGATCCGCGACTACCGCCGCGCCGGCGGCCGCTTCGAATTCGCCGGCCTGGAAGACCCGGGCAAGCTCATCGACAAGGCTCGCATCGAGGGCACCGCGCTCGAAGCCACCGAGCTGCGCGACGTGGTCGCCGTGCTCGACCGCGCGCAGCAGTGGCGCGAGGTCGTGCAGCATCCGCCCGCCGAGCTGCGCGCAGGCTTTCACGCCGTCGCCGAGCTCTCGCGCGCCATCGCCGACTTCGGCGAGCTGCTCAAGTTCTTCCACGGCAAGATCCTCCCCGACGGCACGCTCGACGACCGCGCCTCGCCCGAGCTGGCGCGCATCCGCAAGGAGATCGAGAAGCAGAAGCGCGCCATCCAGCAGACGCTCCAGGGCTACCTGCGCCGCCTCGCCGAGGACGGCTCGGTGCAGGACGAGCTCGTCACCATCCGCGGCGAGCGCTTCGTCATCCCGGTGAAGACCGAGCAGAAGCGCAAGGTGCAGGGCGTGGTCCACGGCGCCAGCTCCACCGGGCTGACCGTCTACATCGAGCCGCTCGAGACCATCGAGCAGAACAACGAACTGGTCCGCCTGATCGACGAAGAGCTCGCCGAGGTCCACCGCATCCTGCGCGAGATGACGCGGCGCATCGGCGAGCGCGCCGCCGAAGTCCGCGCCGCCGTCGAGACGCTCGCGGAACTCGAGCTCCAATTCGCCAAGGCGAGATTCGCCGACGACTACGACTGCGTCGCGCCCAACATGAGTAGCGCCGGCGGCTCGCCGGCTGTAGCGCGGGCGGCCTCGCCCGCGCTCCTGCTCGAGAACGCCCGTCATCCCTTGCTCGAGCGCAACCTGCGCGGCAAGGGCGCCGCCGTCATCCCGCTCACGCTCGACCTCGCCGGCCACCGCCAGCTCATCATCAGCGGCCCCAACACCGGCGGCAAGACGGTCGCGCTCAAGACTCTCGGCCTGCTCGCGCTGATGGCGCAGTCCGGCATCCCGGTGCCCGCTGCCCGCGCCGAGCTGCCTGTCTTCGACGCCGCGCTCGCCGACATCGGCGACTACCAGTCCATCGAGATGAATCTCTCTACCTTCTCCGCGCACGTCACCAACATCGACTTCATCTCGAAGACCGCGACCGCTCGCTCGCTCGTCCTGCTCGACGAGCTCGGCTCCGCCACCGACCCCAACGAAGGCGCGGCGCTCGCCGTCGCCATCGCCAGCCACTTCCGCGAGCTCGGCTGCGTCTCCATCATCTCCACGCACCACACCGCGCTCAAGGTCTACGCCGCCAACGCCGAAGGCGTGCTCAACGCCGCCGTCGGCTTCGACGAGCACACGCTCCAGCCCACGTACGAGCTGCGCGTCGGCGTACCCGGCGCCTCGGCCGGCATCAACATCGCGCAGCGCCTCGGCCTCAATCCGAAGATCATCGAGCAGGCGCGCGGCCGCGTCGAACAGCAGTCGCAGGACATCGCCAAGTTCCTCGACCAGCTTCACGCCGAGCTTCGCCAGGTCTCCGACGAGCGCGCGCGCATCCGCAAGCAGGAGCAGGAGGTCGCGCGCGAGAAGTCGCGCCTTGCCGCCGAGGGCAAGCAGGAGCAGCAGAAGCTGGTGCGTGCGATGGAGAAGAAGCTCGACGACGTCCTGAAAGATTTCGAGTACCGCGCGCGCGAGACCGTGCGGGAGGTCCAGGACCGGGCCGCGGCGCAGAAGCTCTCCAAGGAAGCCGAGCGCCGCATCGCCAAGCTGCGCCGCGAGTTCAAGGAACAGTTCGACCAGACGGTGGTCGCGCATCACACCGGCGCCGACCGCGGCGACGTCCACGCGCGTCCCGCCGAGGTCAAGCACGTCGAAGAGGGCGACACCGTGAAGCTCAAGTCGTTCGGCCGCAACGCCGTGGTCAAGCGCATGCTCGACAGCAACACCTTCGAGGTCGAGATGGGCAACATGAAGATGCGCGTGCCGCGCTCCGACGTCGCCGAGATCGTGGTGCGCGCCTCCGCTTCGCCGGTGCAGGCGGCGCGGGCCCGCGGCATCTCCGTGCACACCGCCTCCGACGCGAGCGTCCCTTCCGAGCTCAACGTCATCGGCCAGACGGTCGACGAAGCCACGCAGCGCGTGGAGAAGTACGTGGACTCCGCCTTCCTCGCCGGGCTCACGCGCGTGCGCATCGTGCATGGCAGCGGCATGGGCATCCTCCGCAAGGCGCTGCGCCACTACCTGAAGACGCACCCGCACGTCGCGCAGATCTCGGAGCCGCCGCAGAACGAAGGCGGCGCCGGCGCGACAGTGGTGGAGCTGCGAACCTAA
- a CDS encoding pitrilysin family protein: MKTTTKTLLLALALMLLALPMLAEKSSPPLPGPAKPFKVPPRQQFTLPNGLVGNLVEYGSIPKVQITVAVRAGGLNEAPNQVWLSDITGQLMREGTKSKTAEQVDAAFARMGGELSINVTNDQTLITADVLASHAAEAAALLAEVATEPRLPESELARLKNDQLRRLAIGKTQPGNLATERFRKVLYGDHPYGRVFSTEEMIKGYTLADVQKFYDQNFGAQRTRVYVAGKFDPAAVKAALTKGFSGWKQGPEPLINIPKTNAVRGFELVDRPKSVQSTLFIGLPTIDPSSPDYVPLLVTHTMLGGSFISRITQNIRENKGYTYSPSAQLSSRYRDAYWLERADVTTAVTGPSMKEIFAEIDGIRNASPDAAEVGRIQRYMSGVFVLQNSSRGGLINQMNFVDLHGVGDDYLRSFVQKVNAVTGADVQRMAQKYLDPGKMTIVVVGDKEKISDQVAPYQTTAMKK; this comes from the coding sequence ATGAAAACGACAACCAAAACACTGCTCCTCGCGCTCGCGCTCATGCTCCTCGCCCTGCCCATGCTGGCGGAGAAGTCCTCGCCGCCGCTGCCCGGCCCGGCCAAACCCTTCAAGGTCCCGCCGCGCCAGCAGTTCACCCTGCCCAACGGCTTGGTCGGCAACCTGGTCGAGTACGGCTCGATCCCGAAAGTCCAGATCACGGTCGCCGTCCGCGCGGGCGGCCTCAACGAAGCCCCCAACCAGGTCTGGCTGTCGGACATCACCGGCCAGCTCATGCGCGAGGGCACGAAGTCCAAGACCGCCGAGCAGGTGGACGCCGCCTTCGCCCGCATGGGCGGCGAGCTCTCCATCAACGTCACCAACGACCAGACGCTGATCACCGCCGACGTCCTCGCCAGCCATGCCGCCGAAGCCGCGGCCCTGCTCGCCGAGGTCGCGACCGAGCCGCGCCTGCCGGAGAGTGAGCTGGCGCGCCTCAAGAATGATCAGCTCCGCCGCCTCGCGATCGGCAAGACGCAGCCCGGGAACCTCGCCACCGAGCGCTTCCGCAAAGTGCTCTACGGCGACCATCCCTATGGCCGCGTCTTCTCGACCGAGGAGATGATCAAGGGCTACACCCTCGCCGACGTGCAGAAGTTCTACGACCAGAACTTCGGCGCGCAGCGCACCCGCGTCTACGTGGCCGGCAAGTTCGATCCCGCCGCCGTCAAGGCCGCCCTCACCAAGGGCTTCTCCGGCTGGAAGCAGGGGCCGGAGCCGCTGATCAACATCCCGAAGACCAATGCCGTACGCGGATTCGAGCTCGTCGACCGCCCCAAGTCGGTACAGTCCACGCTCTTCATCGGACTCCCGACCATCGACCCGTCGAGCCCGGACTATGTCCCGCTTCTCGTCACGCACACCATGCTCGGCGGCTCCTTCATCTCGCGCATCACGCAGAACATCCGCGAGAACAAGGGGTACACCTACTCGCCGAGCGCGCAACTCTCGTCGCGGTATCGCGACGCCTACTGGCTGGAGCGCGCCGACGTCACCACCGCGGTCACCGGACCCTCGATGAAGGAGATCTTCGCCGAGATCGACGGCATCCGGAACGCGTCGCCCGACGCCGCCGAGGTCGGGCGCATCCAGCGCTATATGTCGGGCGTCTTCGTGCTGCAGAACTCCAGCCGCGGCGGCCTCATCAACCAGATGAACTTCGTCGACCTGCACGGCGTCGGCGACGACTACCTGCGCTCCTTCGTGCAGAAGGTCAACGCCGTCACCGGCGCCGACGTGCAGCGCATGGCGCAGAAGTACCTCGATCCGGGCAAGATGACCATCGTCGTCGTCGGCGATAAGGAGAAGATCTCCGACCAGGTCGCTCCCTACCAGACCACCGCGATGAAAAAGTAG
- a CDS encoding MarR family transcriptional regulator — MSRPATGKFRGVEAVADRLHSAAIRLLRRLRLQDAAMGIGPAQASALSVLVFGGPMSLKELARAEQVRPATMSRVVRGLERAKLVRRATAGDDARRIVLTPTEEGKSLLWEGRRRRVALLASGLRALAPEEQKQLAQTAELLHLLLPKLEIRRG, encoded by the coding sequence ATGTCAAGGCCTGCGACAGGGAAATTTCGCGGGGTCGAGGCCGTCGCCGACCGGCTGCACTCCGCCGCCATCCGCCTGCTGCGCCGGCTCCGCCTGCAGGACGCCGCGATGGGGATCGGCCCGGCTCAGGCCTCGGCGCTCTCCGTGCTCGTCTTCGGCGGCCCGATGTCGCTCAAGGAGCTGGCGCGCGCCGAGCAAGTCCGCCCGGCCACGATGAGCCGCGTGGTCCGCGGCCTCGAGCGCGCCAAGCTCGTCCGCCGCGCGACCGCCGGCGACGACGCGCGCCGCATCGTCCTCACGCCGACGGAGGAAGGGAAGTCGCTGCTCTGGGAAGGCCGCCGCCGCCGCGTCGCCCTGCTCGCCTCGGGCCTGCGCGCGCTCGCCCCGGAAGAACAAAAGCAGCTCGCCCAGACCGCCGAGCTGCTTCACCTGCTGCTGCCGAAGCTGGAGATACGAAGGGGCTAG